The following are from one region of the Marinitoga sp. 38H-ov genome:
- a CDS encoding outer membrane lipoprotein-sorting protein translates to MKKRFSLLAFILVLFSLTFAITGQEVLDNVKDEHDNFKTEKSLVIMKLKDANGNIREREFDMYLMHDGDDSLALVRFNKPSEVKNITLLTLSDDEIYLYMPAYRKTKRISGGAKNGNFVGSDFKYNDISLLYNEQTGDYDANLIKETRTEYIVEVIPHEKDNDYAKIIMTIKKEHMLFKKIEFYNHENKLIKVMTFENEKDFNGHILATNITLNNLEENHSTILEIKEVEFDIPITKKFFDRRNISNPILKYK, encoded by the coding sequence ATGAAAAAAAGATTTTCATTGTTAGCATTTATTCTAGTTTTATTTTCTTTAACCTTTGCAATTACAGGTCAAGAAGTTCTTGATAATGTAAAAGATGAACATGATAACTTTAAAACAGAAAAATCCTTGGTAATAATGAAATTAAAAGATGCTAATGGTAATATCAGAGAAAGAGAATTTGATATGTACTTGATGCATGATGGTGATGATTCATTAGCTTTAGTAAGATTCAACAAACCATCTGAAGTTAAAAACATCACTTTATTAACATTATCAGATGATGAAATATACTTATACATGCCTGCATATAGAAAAACTAAAAGAATATCTGGTGGAGCAAAAAATGGGAATTTTGTAGGTTCAGATTTTAAATATAATGATATTTCATTATTATATAATGAACAAACAGGAGATTATGATGCAAATTTAATAAAAGAAACAAGAACAGAATATATTGTAGAAGTTATTCCACATGAAAAGGATAATGATTATGCAAAAATAATTATGACAATAAAAAAAGAACATATGTTATTTAAAAAAATTGAGTTTTACAATCATGAAAATAAACTAATAAAAGTTATGACTTTTGAAAATGAAAAAGATTTTAATGGTCATATATTAGCAACAAATATTACATTAAATAATTTAGAAGAAAATCATTCTACAATTTTAGAAATAAAAGAAGTGGAATTTGATATACCAATTACAAAGAAATTTTTTGATAGAAGAAACATATCAAACCCAATATTAAAATATAAATGA
- the dxr gene encoding 1-deoxy-D-xylulose-5-phosphate reductoisomerase: MRIAITGVTGSIGTQTLEVLEFLKSKNYNFKLVGISAGSNKNKMLDIIKKWKPEYAALENAKLENFNGTKILTGKDSTIEMLEKSKPDFVLVATGGSIGIKHTLKAIEVSKRVGLANKESIVCGGKMLLDFAMKNNTEIIPVDSEHSALFQLNHGDSTPSKIIITASGGALRDWPIEKLDEVKVEDVLNHPVWSMGKRITVDSATMVNKGLEVIEAYHLFNLKKENIDVVINRNSHIHAIVGYPDGVMKFHYGIPSMKIPIAYSITYPERIYEYIYPDLTLESIKFENVDYNRYPALKLAFDILGDQKLQIVYNAADEVAVQLFLERKIKYTDIYKLIYQSIDKFINTNVKIYDFYDIITLDYEVKYYSRGLIL, translated from the coding sequence ATGAGAATAGCTATAACAGGAGTAACAGGATCAATAGGAACACAAACTTTAGAGGTTTTAGAATTTTTAAAATCTAAAAATTATAATTTTAAGTTAGTGGGAATAAGCGCTGGTAGTAATAAAAACAAAATGTTAGATATAATAAAAAAATGGAAACCAGAATATGCGGCTCTCGAAAATGCAAAACTTGAGAATTTTAATGGAACAAAAATATTAACAGGAAAAGACTCAACAATAGAAATGCTAGAAAAATCTAAACCAGACTTTGTTTTAGTTGCAACTGGAGGTTCTATAGGAATAAAACATACATTAAAAGCAATAGAGGTTTCAAAAAGGGTAGGATTAGCAAATAAAGAATCTATAGTTTGTGGAGGAAAGATGCTGTTAGATTTTGCTATGAAAAATAATACTGAAATAATACCAGTAGATAGTGAGCATAGTGCATTATTCCAACTAAACCATGGAGATTCTACACCTTCAAAAATAATTATTACAGCATCTGGTGGAGCACTAAGAGATTGGCCTATAGAAAAATTGGATGAGGTTAAAGTAGAGGATGTATTAAATCATCCAGTTTGGTCAATGGGAAAAAGAATTACAGTAGATTCTGCAACTATGGTAAATAAAGGACTTGAAGTTATAGAAGCATACCATCTATTTAATTTAAAGAAAGAAAATATCGATGTAGTAATTAACAGAAATAGTCATATACATGCGATTGTAGGATATCCAGATGGAGTTATGAAATTTCATTATGGGATTCCAAGTATGAAAATTCCTATTGCATACTCTATTACTTATCCAGAAAGAATATATGAATATATTTATCCCGATCTAACCTTAGAATCAATTAAATTTGAAAATGTGGATTATAATAGATACCCTGCTTTGAAATTAGCTTTTGATATTTTAGGAGATCAAAAATTGCAAATTGTATATAATGCAGCAGATGAAGTTGCTGTACAATTATTTTTAGAAAGGAAAATTAAATATACAGATATTTATAAATTAATTTATCAATCGATTGATAAATTTATTAATACAAATGTAAAAATTTATGATTTTTATGATATAATAACCCTAGATTATGAAGTAAAATATTATTCGAGAGGGTTGATATTATGA